From Afipia carboxidovorans OM5, one genomic window encodes:
- a CDS encoding type I secretion system permease/ATPase translates to MNLQARETIQSGQPVQSPLVDMPPEHDSFSDALLYIAAHHGRAITRDALIAGLPIENNALTPNLFARAAGRAGLEVEAVKRALGDIPSLVLPAVLVFNNRTTRVLTATDGTSVEIVDPSTRKRERHSIQEIERDYLGYAFLLRPSTMTTDRVAAAGGVPGTHWFWSVVRRFGANYRHVALAAFIVNMLALAAPLFVMNVYDRVVPNGAIPSLIALAIGLGLAIVFDFVLRTVRARIIDITGKKIDVVLAAEIFEHILSIKMAQRPQSVGILANQMRDFEAVRDFFTSGTVVSATDLLFALLFIIVLFLIAGPLAWIPLIVLPIMILVGVILQRPLNDAVNRLQAESSARHGVLVESLSYIETVRASGAEAKMQNAWERSVAATARSGEDVHFWSTLSLTAASTAQQLTSMMMIVVGVFLILDGKLSMGALIAANMLGGRVLAPIAGIATVITRATQTIVSMRAIDTLMALERERPIGRTFIAREVKGESITFDGVRFKYPNASVNALDGVSFRINPGERVGIIGRIGSGKTTVGRLISGFYQPDEGRVLMDGVDLRQFDPADLRRGVGFVLQDTDLFFGKLRDNIALGYPAATDAEIIEAAQLAGVEQFAAHHPLGYDLPIAEGGRSLSGGQKQAIGLARALIRKPKVLFLDEPTAHFDTRSEAEFLERLKTLKQRDITIIVSTHRFSLLSLVDRLLVFEQGKLVLDGPRDLVIARLQNTKAHPAAKPHPQPAPHAKL, encoded by the coding sequence GTGAATCTGCAGGCGCGCGAAACGATCCAGTCCGGGCAACCGGTCCAGTCGCCGCTTGTCGACATGCCGCCGGAGCACGATTCCTTTTCCGACGCGCTGCTCTACATCGCCGCTCATCATGGCCGCGCCATCACCCGCGATGCGTTGATCGCCGGCCTCCCGATCGAAAACAACGCCCTCACGCCGAACCTGTTTGCGCGCGCCGCAGGCCGCGCGGGCCTCGAGGTCGAAGCGGTCAAGCGTGCGCTCGGCGACATTCCCTCGCTGGTCTTGCCCGCGGTGCTCGTGTTCAACAACCGCACCACACGCGTGCTGACGGCAACCGACGGCACGTCCGTCGAGATCGTCGATCCATCGACCCGCAAGCGCGAACGGCATTCGATCCAGGAGATCGAGCGCGACTACCTCGGCTACGCATTCCTGCTCCGGCCCTCCACGATGACGACGGACCGCGTCGCCGCGGCGGGCGGCGTGCCGGGCACGCACTGGTTCTGGTCGGTGGTGCGCCGCTTCGGCGCGAACTATCGCCATGTCGCTCTCGCCGCCTTCATCGTCAACATGCTGGCGCTCGCAGCACCCCTATTCGTGATGAACGTCTACGACCGCGTGGTGCCGAACGGCGCCATTCCCTCGCTGATCGCGCTCGCGATCGGCCTCGGCCTCGCAATCGTGTTCGACTTCGTGCTGCGTACGGTGCGCGCGCGCATCATCGACATCACCGGCAAGAAGATCGACGTGGTGCTTGCCGCCGAGATCTTCGAGCACATCCTGTCGATCAAGATGGCGCAGCGCCCGCAATCGGTCGGCATTCTCGCCAACCAGATGCGCGACTTCGAGGCGGTGCGTGACTTCTTCACATCCGGCACCGTGGTCTCAGCGACGGACCTGCTGTTCGCGCTGCTTTTCATTATCGTTCTCTTCCTCATCGCCGGGCCGCTCGCCTGGATTCCGCTGATCGTGCTGCCGATCATGATCCTGGTCGGCGTCATCCTGCAGCGCCCGCTCAACGACGCCGTCAATCGTCTGCAGGCTGAATCCTCCGCCCGCCACGGCGTGCTGGTCGAAAGCCTGTCCTACATCGAAACCGTCCGCGCTTCCGGCGCCGAGGCCAAGATGCAGAACGCATGGGAGCGCTCGGTCGCCGCGACCGCACGCTCGGGCGAGGACGTGCACTTCTGGTCGACGCTGTCACTCACCGCCGCGAGCACGGCGCAGCAGCTCACCAGCATGATGATGATCGTGGTCGGCGTCTTCCTCATCCTCGACGGCAAGCTGTCGATGGGCGCGCTGATCGCCGCCAATATGCTGGGCGGCCGCGTGCTCGCGCCGATCGCAGGGATCGCGACCGTCATCACCCGCGCGACGCAGACCATCGTGTCGATGCGCGCCATCGACACGCTGATGGCGCTGGAACGCGAACGGCCGATCGGGCGCACCTTCATTGCGCGCGAGGTGAAGGGTGAATCCATCACCTTCGACGGCGTGCGCTTCAAGTATCCGAACGCCTCGGTGAACGCGCTCGACGGCGTGTCCTTCCGGATCAATCCGGGCGAACGCGTCGGTATCATCGGCCGCATCGGCTCCGGCAAGACCACGGTCGGCCGCCTGATCTCCGGCTTCTATCAGCCCGATGAAGGCCGCGTGCTGATGGACGGCGTCGATCTGCGGCAGTTCGATCCGGCCGATCTGCGGCGCGGCGTCGGCTTCGTGCTGCAGGATACCGACCTGTTCTTCGGCAAGCTCCGTGACAACATCGCACTCGGTTACCCGGCGGCGACAGATGCGGAGATCATCGAAGCCGCACAGTTAGCCGGCGTCGAGCAGTTCGCCGCACACCATCCGCTCGGCTACGACCTGCCGATTGCCGAGGGCGGCCGCAGCCTCTCAGGCGGCCAGAAGCAAGCAATCGGGCTGGCGCGTGCGCTGATCCGCAAGCCGAAGGTGCTGTTCCTCGACGAGCCAACCGCGCATTTTGACACCCGCAGCGAAGCTGAATTCCTCGAGCGGCTGAAGACGCTGAAGCAGCGCGACATCACCATCATCGTGTCCACGCACCGCTTCTCCCTGCTCTCGCTGGTCGATCGCCTTCTGGTGTTCGAACAGGGCAAGCTCGTTCTCGACGGCCCGCGCGATCTTGTCATCGCGCGCCTGCAGAACACCAAGGCGCACCCCGCCGCCAAACCGCATCCGCAACCGGCGCCCCATGCAAAGCTCTGA
- a CDS encoding ETC complex I subunit, whose amino-acid sequence MTARIFKPAKNAMQSGKARTKEWQLDFEPEVPRVVEPLMGWTSSSDMKQQVSLHFVTKEEAIAYCEANGIAYEVAEPKDSIRRRVAYADNFAFRRSEPWTH is encoded by the coding sequence ATGACAGCCCGTATCTTCAAGCCCGCCAAGAATGCCATGCAGTCCGGCAAGGCGCGGACCAAGGAATGGCAGCTCGATTTCGAGCCGGAAGTGCCGCGCGTGGTCGAGCCGCTGATGGGCTGGACGAGTTCGTCCGACATGAAGCAGCAGGTGAGCCTGCACTTTGTGACCAAGGAAGAGGCCATCGCCTATTGCGAGGCGAATGGCATCGCCTATGAGGTGGCCGAGCCGAAGGACTCGATCCGCCGCCGTGTCGCCTATGCGGACAACTTCGCCTTCCGCCGCAGCGAGCCCTGGACGCATTAA
- a CDS encoding HlyD family type I secretion periplasmic adaptor subunit gives MQSSDFSFANDVRAAAELKTPRASLILLATSIALLVVGVIWAHFAVLDEVKRGNARVIPSRQLQVVQSLEGGIVQEILVQEGDIVKQGQVLMRIDDTKFLADLGEVRERRLANAARVARLEAEVQGLPKPSFPEALAERAPQIVQTEQNVFDARAQKLAQDIDVLAQQETRLTESLKLLSREVELTRHLYTQKVVPEIEMLRLQRQASDMRGQLAETQSRIANARAAFRSQAEEDLAKSRADLAVLEETTKSAQDRVRRADLKSPVNGIINKLNVTTVGAVVQPGANLMDIVPLDDTLLVEGRIRPQDIAFIRPQQNAVVKITAYDSSVYGSLKGKVERISADSIVDEKSDQRGEKGESFYRVIIRTEKNHLGSTENPLPIIPGMVATVEVQTGEKSVLDYMLKPARMLRDEALREH, from the coding sequence ATGCAAAGCTCTGACTTCTCGTTCGCCAACGATGTTCGCGCGGCGGCGGAGCTCAAGACGCCGCGTGCCTCCTTGATCCTGCTCGCCACCAGCATTGCGCTTCTGGTCGTCGGCGTGATCTGGGCGCACTTCGCGGTGCTCGACGAAGTGAAGCGCGGCAACGCCCGCGTCATTCCCTCGCGGCAATTGCAGGTGGTGCAGAGCCTCGAAGGCGGCATCGTGCAGGAAATCCTGGTGCAGGAAGGCGATATCGTCAAACAGGGCCAGGTGCTGATGCGGATCGACGACACCAAGTTCCTTGCCGATCTCGGCGAGGTGCGTGAGCGTCGCCTTGCCAATGCCGCGCGCGTCGCTCGCCTCGAAGCCGAGGTGCAGGGCCTGCCGAAACCTTCCTTCCCGGAAGCGCTCGCCGAGCGCGCGCCGCAGATCGTGCAGACCGAACAGAATGTATTCGACGCCCGGGCCCAGAAGCTCGCGCAGGATATCGACGTGCTCGCCCAGCAGGAGACGCGGCTGACGGAGTCTTTAAAACTACTGAGCCGTGAGGTCGAACTCACCCGTCACCTGTATACGCAGAAGGTCGTGCCCGAGATCGAGATGCTCCGGCTGCAGCGTCAGGCGTCCGACATGCGCGGGCAGTTGGCGGAGACGCAATCGCGCATCGCCAATGCGCGCGCCGCTTTCCGCTCTCAGGCCGAGGAAGATCTGGCAAAATCGCGCGCCGACCTCGCCGTGCTGGAGGAAACCACCAAGTCAGCACAAGACCGTGTGCGGCGCGCCGATCTCAAATCGCCCGTCAATGGCATCATCAACAAGCTCAACGTCACCACGGTCGGTGCCGTGGTGCAGCCCGGCGCCAACCTGATGGATATCGTGCCGCTCGACGACACGCTTCTGGTCGAGGGACGCATCCGCCCGCAGGATATCGCCTTCATCCGTCCGCAGCAGAATGCGGTGGTGAAGATCACCGCTTATGATTCCTCGGTCTACGGTTCTCTGAAGGGCAAGGTCGAGCGCATCAGCGCCGATTCCATCGTTGACGAGAAATCCGATCAACGCGGCGAGAAGGGCGAGAGCTTCTATCGCGTCATCATCCGCACCGAGAAGAACCACCTCGGCAGCACGGAAAACCCGCTCCCGATCATTCCCGGCATGGTCGCAACGGTGGAAGTGCAGACCGGCGAGAAGTCGGTGCTCGACTACATGCTCAAGCCCGCGCGCATGTTGCGCGACGAGGCATTACGCGAACACTGA
- a CDS encoding OpgC family protein: MKTIRNIPKGRDLRLDLFRGVANWAIYLDHIPNNAVNWITTRNYGFSDAADLFVFISGYTASFVYARMMIQRGFIVGVTRLFKRVWQLYVAHVLLFVIYVAAIGWVALRYSDPDIIHEFNIAGIVENPIETMTQGLLLRFKPLNLDVLPLYIVLMACFGPVLWLLLRWPNLTMTGSLALYVMARQHGWNLSAYPTGVWYFNPFCWQLLFVFGAWIALAGIREVRVAARLTPLLWLAALYLIFALPMTLAGRFPAVGALFPAWLVETFNPNDKTNLAPYRFLHFMALAFLVTRFIRKDWAGLKWIGFDPLIKSGQQSLQVFCVGIFLSFAAHFVLMMSAGTIWSQIGVSVAGLAIMTAVAYYGNWSKRQDKPLLPPQPAQPRPPTAN, translated from the coding sequence ATGAAAACCATCAGAAATATCCCGAAAGGCCGCGACCTTCGCCTCGACCTGTTTCGGGGTGTCGCCAACTGGGCGATCTACCTCGACCACATTCCGAACAACGCGGTGAACTGGATCACCACGCGCAATTACGGCTTCAGCGACGCCGCCGATCTGTTCGTTTTCATCTCGGGCTACACCGCCTCCTTCGTCTACGCGCGGATGATGATCCAGCGCGGCTTCATCGTCGGCGTGACGCGGCTGTTCAAACGAGTGTGGCAGCTCTACGTCGCGCACGTTCTGCTGTTCGTGATCTACGTCGCCGCAATCGGCTGGGTGGCGCTGCGCTATTCCGACCCCGACATCATCCACGAATTCAACATCGCGGGCATCGTCGAGAACCCGATCGAGACCATGACGCAGGGGCTTCTGCTGCGTTTCAAGCCGCTCAATCTCGATGTGCTGCCGCTTTATATCGTGCTGATGGCCTGCTTCGGGCCGGTGCTCTGGCTGTTGCTGCGCTGGCCGAACCTCACCATGACGGGCTCGCTCGCGCTCTACGTCATGGCCCGGCAACACGGCTGGAACCTGTCGGCCTATCCGACCGGCGTCTGGTACTTCAATCCGTTCTGCTGGCAACTATTGTTCGTGTTCGGCGCATGGATCGCGCTTGCGGGAATCCGCGAAGTGCGTGTCGCCGCGCGCCTGACACCGCTCCTGTGGCTCGCGGCGCTCTATCTTATCTTCGCGCTGCCGATGACGCTTGCCGGCCGCTTCCCGGCCGTCGGCGCGCTGTTTCCGGCATGGCTCGTCGAGACGTTCAATCCGAACGACAAGACGAACCTCGCGCCCTACCGCTTCCTGCATTTCATGGCGCTAGCGTTTCTGGTGACACGCTTCATCCGCAAGGACTGGGCGGGCCTGAAATGGATCGGCTTCGATCCTCTCATCAAGAGCGGCCAGCAATCGCTGCAAGTGTTCTGCGTCGGCATCTTCCTGTCGTTCGCTGCACACTTCGTTCTGATGATGAGCGCCGGCACCATCTGGAGCCAGATCGGCGTCAGCGTCGCGGGTCTCGCAATCATGACGGCGGTTGCCTATTACGGAAACTGGTCGAAGCGGCAGGACAAGCCGCTGCTGCCGCCACAGCCCGCACAGCCGCGGCCACCAACGGCAAATTGA
- a CDS encoding transglutaminase-like cysteine peptidase, with the protein MSSTLKASKPLAAGAVLLGSVLWLAGTVTETKAGARDVRASDHVLRFDEAPLAAPQAKFFTINGVLAKLDAQRNGKPTTNTSRDTVGDVELAALTPDGIATDTPPIQITPTVGPEPFGLFVFRAPEGTLWRKWRGVAADMAKDHDSLARCSYDAATCSPAAARFARLVTSAKAKSGRAQLEDINQGVNLSIRYVNDTMQHGVPDRWSSALASFTTGAGDCEDYAIAKYAALREAGYAAETLRLVLVRDRAVRQDHAVLAVRHEDKWLIMDNRSARLREDSEISSFTPLFAINERGVQLFAVPYANRDTDGASDASPATDALGTMAWTGSDTAATPAGGAIGERPLLM; encoded by the coding sequence ATGTCGTCGACTTTGAAAGCGTCGAAGCCGCTCGCCGCCGGCGCGGTCTTGCTGGGCAGCGTGCTGTGGCTCGCGGGTACGGTCACGGAAACGAAGGCCGGCGCGCGCGATGTGCGCGCAAGCGATCATGTCCTGCGCTTCGACGAAGCGCCCCTTGCCGCGCCGCAGGCCAAATTCTTCACCATCAACGGTGTGCTCGCCAAGCTCGACGCCCAGCGCAACGGCAAGCCGACGACTAACACCAGTCGTGACACCGTCGGCGACGTCGAACTCGCAGCACTCACGCCGGACGGCATTGCAACCGATACACCGCCGATCCAGATCACGCCGACAGTCGGCCCTGAGCCGTTCGGCCTCTTCGTCTTCCGCGCGCCGGAAGGCACGCTGTGGCGCAAATGGCGCGGCGTTGCCGCCGATATGGCAAAGGACCATGACAGTCTTGCCCGCTGCAGCTATGACGCGGCCACCTGCTCTCCCGCCGCCGCGCGGTTTGCGCGCCTCGTGACATCGGCCAAGGCAAAGAGCGGCCGCGCGCAGCTCGAGGATATCAATCAGGGCGTCAATCTCTCGATCCGTTACGTCAACGACACCATGCAGCACGGCGTGCCCGACCGCTGGAGTTCGGCGCTGGCGTCATTCACGACCGGCGCAGGCGACTGCGAGGATTATGCCATCGCCAAATACGCCGCCTTGCGCGAGGCCGGATACGCCGCGGAGACACTGCGCCTCGTTCTGGTGCGTGACCGCGCGGTGCGGCAGGACCACGCCGTGCTTGCCGTTCGCCACGAGGACAAGTGGCTCATCATGGACAACCGTAGCGCGCGGCTGCGTGAAGACAGCGAAATCTCGTCGTTCACGCCGTTGTTCGCGATCAACGAACGCGGTGTGCAGCTTTTTGCCGTGCCCTATGCAAACCGCGACACGGATGGCGCTTCCGATGCATCACC
- a CDS encoding TolC family outer membrane protein, protein MKFIFTTSLLALALGLSAAHAEPFSINDALRQAIQTNPGVGEASANRRATESELRQTQGTLLPQIRLEANAGPERFTQNVVPAPTGSGTWMHGREGSVVIRQLLFDGFASINDVWRQTARVNASAYRVRERTELIALDAAEAYIDVVRYARLVELARQNVANHQSIFSNVRSRYEGGRSGEGDLQQALERVESAKAALAEFERSQEDARAKYRKVVGLEAFNLRFPGPLRGMPPSKDASLAVAVRHNATLQAAQADTDAARHAFHSTAGAFVPTVSLEGRASRGINSNTYVGRRDDVSGKVVMSWDIFRGGQDTWRRTEMAERYNEQTMRHARLQRDALESIDKAWSARTITVSRAAALTRQLAADRKAIDAYRKEYELGQRSLIDLLNAENQYFNAAVSLTSARGVIVFADYQLLAAMGTLLDYLKAPPPVEAAPLDHLAFGPFPIKLTPFVFKLPPTGSNPINAAGAPTAVPYTPEAGAIVNSGERWQTWSTTPTIQGNPTWLQPNRQAPRPVDTRSSIEGTSGRALSFATVEFSDNHIVTPDWFNMATRSVR, encoded by the coding sequence ATGAAATTTATTTTCACGACGTCATTGCTTGCGCTTGCGCTTGGCTTGTCCGCTGCTCATGCGGAACCTTTCTCGATCAACGATGCGCTGCGACAGGCCATTCAAACGAATCCCGGTGTTGGCGAAGCGTCAGCGAATCGCCGCGCGACGGAAAGCGAGCTGCGGCAGACGCAAGGCACGCTGCTTCCCCAGATCCGTCTCGAGGCTAACGCAGGCCCGGAGCGGTTTACGCAAAACGTCGTGCCCGCACCGACCGGCAGCGGCACATGGATGCACGGCCGCGAAGGTTCCGTCGTCATCCGCCAGTTGCTGTTCGATGGCTTCGCCTCGATCAACGACGTCTGGCGCCAGACCGCGCGCGTCAACGCCTCCGCCTATCGTGTGCGTGAGCGCACCGAGCTGATCGCGCTCGACGCCGCCGAAGCCTATATCGATGTCGTCCGCTACGCCCGCCTCGTCGAGCTCGCACGGCAGAACGTCGCCAACCACCAGAGCATCTTCAGCAACGTCCGCTCCCGCTACGAAGGCGGCCGCTCCGGCGAGGGCGATCTGCAGCAGGCGCTGGAGCGCGTGGAATCGGCCAAGGCTGCGCTTGCCGAATTCGAACGCAGCCAGGAAGACGCTCGCGCAAAGTATCGCAAGGTCGTGGGCCTCGAAGCCTTCAACCTGCGCTTCCCCGGCCCGCTGCGGGGCATGCCGCCGAGCAAGGATGCCTCGCTCGCCGTTGCCGTTCGCCACAACGCAACGCTGCAGGCCGCGCAGGCCGACACCGACGCCGCGCGCCATGCGTTCCATTCGACCGCCGGCGCGTTCGTGCCGACCGTGTCGCTCGAAGGCCGTGCCTCGCGCGGCATCAACTCCAACACCTATGTCGGCCGTCGCGACGACGTCTCCGGCAAGGTCGTGATGTCGTGGGACATCTTCCGTGGCGGTCAGGATACCTGGCGGCGCACCGAAATGGCGGAGCGCTACAACGAGCAGACCATGCGCCACGCAAGGCTGCAGCGCGACGCTCTTGAATCGATCGACAAGGCCTGGTCCGCGCGCACCATCACCGTGTCCCGCGCCGCCGCCCTGACCCGTCAGCTCGCCGCCGACCGCAAGGCGATCGACGCCTATCGCAAGGAATATGAGCTCGGCCAGCGCTCGCTGATCGACCTGCTCAATGCCGAGAACCAGTACTTCAACGCTGCGGTGTCGCTCACCTCGGCGCGCGGCGTCATCGTCTTCGCCGACTACCAGCTCCTCGCGGCGATGGGCACCCTCCTCGACTATCTGAAGGCGCCACCGCCGGTTGAGGCAGCGCCGCTCGACCACCTCGCCTTCGGCCCGTTCCCGATCAAGCTCACGCCGTTCGTCTTCAAGCTGCCGCCGACGGGATCGAACCCGATCAACGCCGCTGGTGCGCCCACGGCGGTTCCCTATACGCCAGAGGCAGGCGCGATCGTGAACTCCGGCGAACGCTGGCAAACCTGGTCCACGACCCCGACGATCCAGGGCAATCCGACCTGGCTGCAGCCAAACCGCCAGGCTCCCCGGCCGGTGGACACGCGTTCCTCAATCGAGGGAACTTCAGGACGGGCGCTGTCCTTCGCCACGGTGGAGTTCAGCGACAATCACATCGTGACGCCCGACTGGTTCAACATGGCCACGCGAAGTGTGCGTTAA